The following are encoded together in the Serratia odorifera genome:
- a CDS encoding DUF4060 family protein, with protein sequence MKRIIKGDKNLSHLVVAHAAIDRHAESFGQRRQGWPSTYLVKYQNDRVAVEVVTRRQSYVATLMIGARNLSKLCDLPGR encoded by the coding sequence ATGAAGCGCATTATCAAAGGTGATAAAAACCTGTCTCATCTGGTGGTTGCCCATGCGGCAATTGACCGTCACGCCGAAAGTTTCGGTCAGCGCCGTCAGGGCTGGCCCTCGACCTATCTGGTCAAATATCAAAATGACCGAGTGGCGGTTGAAGTGGTGACCCGCCGCCAGTCTTATGTGGCAACCCTGATGATCGGTGCCCGTAATCTGAGTAAACTGTGCGACCTGCCTGGTCGATAG
- a CDS encoding amino acid permease — translation MGDQQQDTPLKRGLKNRHIQLIALGGAIGTGLFLGIAQTIKMAGPSVLLGYAIGGFIAFLIMRQLGEMVVEEPVAGSFSHFAYKYWGDFAGFLSGWNYWAMFILVGMAELTAVGIYIQYWWPEIPTWASAAAFFVLINLINLVNVRIYGETEFWFAIIKVAAIMGMIVFGAYLLASGSGGPEADISNLWAQGGFFPHGVMGLVMAMAVIMFSFGGLEMVGITAAEAADPRHSIPKATNQVVYRILIFYIGSLTVLLSLYPWGKVVEGGSPFVMIFHALNSNLVATLLNVVVLTAALSVYNSGVYANSRMLFGLATQGNAPKVLTRVNPRGVPVLSIALSALVTSIGVLINYVMPGKAFELLMALVVSTLVINWVMICLAHLKFRAAKNRQGVIPHFKAFWYPFGNYLCLAFLAMILVIMYLTDGIRISVLLIPVWIGLLWLGFTLTRRKTGNRLQRRR, via the coding sequence ATGGGCGACCAGCAGCAGGATACCCCGCTAAAACGCGGCTTGAAAAACAGACATATACAACTTATCGCCCTGGGAGGCGCCATTGGCACCGGGCTATTTCTCGGCATTGCCCAGACCATTAAAATGGCGGGACCTTCGGTATTGCTGGGTTATGCTATTGGCGGCTTTATTGCCTTTTTGATCATGCGTCAGTTGGGGGAGATGGTGGTGGAAGAGCCGGTTGCCGGTTCATTCAGCCACTTTGCCTATAAATACTGGGGTGACTTCGCCGGGTTCCTGTCCGGCTGGAACTACTGGGCGATGTTTATCCTGGTCGGTATGGCGGAGCTGACGGCGGTAGGCATCTATATTCAGTACTGGTGGCCGGAAATTCCAACCTGGGCGTCGGCCGCAGCGTTCTTCGTGCTGATCAATCTGATCAATCTGGTCAACGTGCGCATCTATGGTGAAACCGAATTCTGGTTTGCCATAATCAAGGTGGCGGCCATCATGGGCATGATTGTGTTCGGCGCCTATCTGCTGGCCAGCGGCAGCGGTGGTCCGGAAGCCGATATCAGCAATCTGTGGGCGCAGGGTGGGTTTTTCCCGCATGGGGTCATGGGATTGGTCATGGCGATGGCCGTGATCATGTTTTCGTTCGGCGGGTTGGAAATGGTGGGCATTACCGCTGCTGAAGCTGCCGATCCGCGCCATAGCATTCCCAAGGCCACCAATCAGGTGGTGTATCGCATACTGATTTTCTATATTGGCTCGCTGACCGTGCTGCTGTCGTTGTATCCCTGGGGCAAAGTGGTGGAGGGCGGCAGCCCGTTCGTGATGATTTTCCACGCGCTGAACAGCAACCTGGTGGCGACCCTGCTTAATGTGGTCGTGCTGACGGCGGCCCTGTCGGTCTATAACAGCGGGGTGTATGCCAATAGCCGTATGCTGTTTGGCCTGGCGACGCAAGGCAATGCGCCAAAGGTGCTGACGCGCGTCAACCCACGCGGCGTACCGGTATTGTCAATCGCGTTATCGGCGCTGGTGACCTCGATTGGCGTGCTGATCAACTATGTGATGCCCGGCAAGGCGTTTGAATTGCTGATGGCGCTGGTGGTTTCAACGCTGGTGATCAATTGGGTGATGATCTGTCTGGCGCACCTGAAGTTCCGTGCGGCAAAGAATCGGCAGGGCGTTATCCCGCATTTCAAGGCTTTTTGGTACCCCTTCGGCAACTACCTGTGCCTGGCGTTTCTGGCGATGATACTGGTCATCATGTATCTCACCGACGGTATCCGTATTTCGGTGTTGCTGATCCCGGTATGGATCGGGCTGTTGTGGCTCGGGTTCACGCTGACGCGGCGCAAAACCGGCAATCGGCTGCAGCGTAGGCGTTAA
- a CDS encoding MBL fold metallo-hydrolase — MNKNTNRYYDASKAHHTPQGFRNPEPSQRQEGDLRRWQDERKKRGLPKPPSDGYQQFTANWWQQADLGGEQDCIWWLGHASILLRLDGRYVLIDPVLSPRASPLSFYGPKRRTPPPLTVRQLPAVDVVLISHNHYDHLDRRTVRQLARRFPQATFIVPLGLKNWFRRYRFARVEELDWWDSLSVGEMTFHATPARHWSMRSLWDRNRSLWCGWVIHHPSLRFYFSGDSGYSERLAEIGDRLGPFDVAALPIGAYAPRWFMQEQHMDPQQSVKLYQQLKQPRVIPIHWGVFELADESLDDPPQQLALALSQAGIRQHQFEPLKIGQRIELGD; from the coding sequence ATGAACAAAAACACCAATCGTTATTATGATGCTAGCAAGGCGCACCATACGCCGCAGGGGTTTCGCAATCCGGAGCCGTCGCAGCGTCAGGAGGGCGATCTGCGCCGCTGGCAGGATGAGCGCAAAAAACGGGGTCTGCCAAAGCCACCGAGCGACGGCTATCAGCAGTTCACTGCCAACTGGTGGCAGCAAGCCGATCTCGGTGGCGAACAGGATTGTATCTGGTGGTTGGGGCATGCCAGCATATTGTTGCGTCTGGACGGGCGCTATGTGTTGATCGATCCGGTGCTGTCACCGCGAGCTTCACCGCTGAGCTTCTATGGACCCAAACGCCGTACCCCGCCGCCGTTGACGGTGAGACAATTGCCCGCGGTGGATGTGGTGCTGATATCGCATAACCACTATGACCACCTGGACCGCCGCACGGTGCGTCAGCTGGCACGGCGTTTTCCACAGGCAACCTTCATTGTGCCGTTGGGGCTGAAAAACTGGTTTCGCCGCTATCGTTTTGCGCGGGTAGAGGAGCTGGATTGGTGGGATAGCCTGTCGGTGGGCGAAATGACATTTCATGCGACGCCAGCCCGCCATTGGAGCATGCGTTCGCTGTGGGATCGTAACCGCTCATTGTGGTGCGGCTGGGTGATCCATCATCCGTCACTGCGGTTTTATTTCTCTGGCGACAGCGGCTATTCAGAGCGGTTGGCAGAGATCGGTGACCGGTTAGGGCCGTTCGATGTCGCCGCGCTGCCGATTGGCGCCTATGCACCACGTTGGTTCATGCAAGAGCAACATATGGATCCACAACAATCGGTAAAACTGTATCAACAATTAAAACAGCCTCGGGTTATTCCCATTCATTGGGGCGTATTTGAATTAGCCGATGAATCGCTGGATGATCCTCCACAGCAGCTGGCATTGGCCTTGAGCCAGGCCGGAATACGGCAGCACCAATTTGAGCCGCTCAAGATTGGCCAACGTATCGAATTGGGCGATTAA
- a CDS encoding DUF2627 domain-containing protein, whose amino-acid sequence MCGIFSKEVLSKDVSVEYRFSADPYLSASSSNDSSLSM is encoded by the coding sequence ATGTGTGGCATTTTCAGTAAAGAAGTTCTGAGTAAAGACGTTAGCGTTGAATACCGCTTCTCTGCCGATCCTTATCTTAGTGCCTCAAGCAGTAACGACTCTAGTTTGTCTATGTAA
- the cspE gene encoding transcription antiterminator/RNA stability regulator CspE, translating to MAKIKGQVKWFNESKGFGFITPADGSKDVFVHFSAIQGNGFKTLAEGQNVEFEIQDGQKGPSAVNVTAI from the coding sequence ATGGCAAAGATCAAAGGTCAAGTTAAGTGGTTCAACGAGTCTAAAGGTTTCGGTTTCATCACCCCGGCTGACGGCAGCAAAGACGTGTTCGTACACTTCTCTGCAATCCAGGGTAACGGCTTCAAAACCCTGGCTGAAGGCCAGAACGTTGAGTTCGAAATCCAAGATGGCCAGAAAGGCCCATCAGCAGTAAACGTTACTGCTATCTAA
- a CDS encoding polyphenol oxidase family protein, translating to MTDYSALLSTIPAIRHGFGNKSTLLPTDLQHYRDTQPEKKQVHGTRIVDVSHPAQPCGDADGVYTTQPGILLSVLTADCLPVIFSRRDGSAIAAVHAGWRGLLDGMLERMAARIEQDDSTANWVAAIGPAAGACCYQVNQELVELFQQRLSLPAELISPHTRHLDLTAIAKGQLHNLGFAAVDDAGSCTICTLNRDPQQPQRFKYTSFRRNSQRRAQDPAHPGIKGRNQYAGIIITG from the coding sequence ATGACTGACTATTCTGCCTTACTCAGCACCATTCCTGCCATTCGGCACGGTTTTGGCAATAAAAGCACCTTGCTACCGACGGACTTACAACACTACCGGGACACTCAGCCGGAAAAAAAACAGGTGCATGGCACACGCATCGTTGATGTTAGCCACCCTGCCCAGCCCTGCGGCGACGCCGACGGCGTGTATACCACTCAACCTGGCATTCTGCTCAGCGTACTTACCGCCGATTGCCTGCCGGTGATCTTCAGCCGGCGCGACGGTAGCGCCATTGCTGCCGTACATGCCGGTTGGCGAGGATTGCTGGACGGTATGCTCGAACGCATGGCGGCGCGTATCGAGCAGGACGATTCGACCGCCAACTGGGTGGCGGCGATTGGCCCGGCGGCAGGCGCCTGTTGTTATCAAGTCAATCAAGAGCTGGTTGAGCTATTTCAGCAGCGCTTGTCGTTGCCGGCAGAGTTGATCAGCCCGCATACGCGCCACCTTGATTTAACGGCAATAGCCAAAGGTCAACTGCACAACCTTGGGTTTGCCGCGGTCGACGACGCCGGCAGTTGCACCATCTGTACGTTAAATCGCGATCCTCAGCAGCCTCAGCGCTTCAAATACACCAGTTTTCGCCGCAATAGCCAACGTAGAGCGCAGGATCCGGCGCATCCTGGTATCAAAGGGCGCAATCAATACGCCGGGATTATCATTACCGGCTGA
- the rlmA gene encoding 23S rRNA (guanine(745)-N(1))-methyltransferase, with translation MSYVCPLCHQHLHFTAPQWRCENNHQFDCAREGYVNLLPVQHKRSKQPGDSVEMMQARRAFLDGGFYQPLQQRVAELLDNALDSDAQALLDIGCGEGYYTAAVAQRLNQAREMRIYGLDVAKVAVRYAAKRYPAVSFCVASSHRLPFADASLDAVLRIYAPCKGQELARVVRPGGVVVTVSPGPRHLYQLKELIYQEVQLHAEQDEQLPGFETARSESLAYPLQLSGEQAANLLQMTPFAWRASAETQRQLTASASFACETDFAIRVYRRHG, from the coding sequence ATGTCTTATGTTTGCCCCTTATGCCATCAGCATCTCCACTTCACCGCCCCGCAGTGGCGCTGTGAGAATAACCATCAGTTCGATTGCGCAAGGGAAGGTTACGTCAATCTACTGCCGGTGCAGCATAAACGCTCGAAACAGCCCGGCGACAGCGTTGAAATGATGCAGGCGCGCCGTGCGTTTCTCGACGGTGGTTTTTATCAGCCATTGCAGCAGCGGGTCGCCGAACTGCTGGATAACGCGCTCGACAGTGATGCACAGGCCTTGCTGGATATCGGCTGTGGTGAAGGCTATTACACCGCTGCGGTGGCGCAGAGGCTCAATCAGGCGCGAGAAATGCGTATCTATGGTCTGGACGTGGCCAAGGTGGCGGTCCGTTATGCTGCCAAACGCTATCCGGCGGTATCGTTCTGCGTGGCATCCAGCCATCGGCTACCTTTCGCCGACGCGTCGCTGGACGCGGTATTGCGCATCTATGCGCCTTGCAAGGGGCAGGAATTGGCCAGGGTAGTGAGGCCAGGTGGGGTTGTTGTGACGGTGTCACCAGGGCCGCGTCATTTATATCAGCTAAAAGAACTTATTTATCAAGAAGTTCAGTTACATGCTGAACAGGATGAACAATTGCCTGGTTTTGAGACGGCGCGGAGTGAATCACTGGCCTATCCGCTGCAGTTATCGGGGGAACAGGCGGCAAATCTGCTGCAAATGACGCCTTTTGCCTGGCGAGCCTCGGCAGAGACGCAACGGCAACTGACGGCCAGCGCCAGTTTCGCCTGTGAGACCGACTTTGCCATCCGCGTGTATCGCCGTCATGGTTGA
- the mntP gene encoding manganese efflux pump MntP, protein MNLSATLILAFGMSMDAFAASIGKGASLHQPRFREALRTGLIFGVIEAITPLIGWSLGLFASQYIMEWDHWVAFSLLFILGMRMIIEGVRNRQQETVKVKQHGFWLLVATAIATSLDAMAIGVGLAFLQVNIVHTAMAIGCATMIMATLGMMLGRFIGPLLGKRAEIIGGVVLIGIGGNILLEHLGYLA, encoded by the coding sequence ATGAATCTTTCCGCAACACTCATTCTGGCTTTTGGCATGTCCATGGACGCGTTTGCTGCGTCAATCGGCAAAGGTGCCAGCCTGCATCAACCGCGTTTTCGCGAAGCACTCCGCACCGGACTCATTTTTGGCGTTATCGAAGCCATTACCCCGCTTATCGGCTGGTCGCTGGGTCTGTTTGCCAGTCAGTACATCATGGAATGGGATCACTGGGTTGCCTTCAGCCTGCTGTTTATTCTCGGCATGCGCATGATTATTGAGGGAGTGCGTAACCGTCAACAGGAAACCGTCAAGGTGAAGCAGCACGGTTTCTGGCTACTGGTTGCCACCGCCATTGCCACCAGCCTGGACGCGATGGCCATCGGCGTAGGCCTGGCCTTCCTGCAGGTGAATATCGTTCATACCGCCATGGCGATTGGCTGTGCAACGATGATCATGGCCACCCTCGGCATGATGCTTGGTCGCTTTATCGGTCCACTGCTCGGCAAACGCGCGGAGATTATCGGCGGCGTGGTGCTGATTGGCATCGGCGGCAATATTCTGCTGGAGCACCTTGGTTACCTCGCCTAG
- a CDS encoding DUF986 family protein — translation MSLTDLAIMVFIVLLLLYALYDEFGMDKMRGATLLKVQLKRSNRIDCLIFVVLLGILVYRNIADHGAPLTTWLLISLALVAVYISYIRWPKLLFKAQGFYYANAFIEYRRINAMNLSEDGVLAIDLEKRRLLIQVTQLDDLERIYHFFVENQSIKT, via the coding sequence ATGTCGCTGACGGACCTTGCCATCATGGTATTTATCGTACTGTTGCTGCTGTATGCGCTGTATGACGAGTTCGGCATGGATAAAATGCGCGGCGCGACGCTGCTCAAGGTGCAACTCAAGCGTAGCAACCGCATCGACTGTCTGATTTTTGTGGTCCTGCTGGGCATTCTGGTGTACCGAAATATTGCTGACCACGGTGCACCACTGACAACATGGTTATTAATATCTCTGGCGTTGGTTGCGGTTTATATTTCTTATATTCGCTGGCCAAAATTGTTATTCAAAGCGCAGGGTTTTTATTATGCCAACGCCTTTATTGAATACCGGCGAATTAACGCCATGAATTTGTCCGAGGATGGCGTTTTAGCCATCGATTTGGAGAAGCGACGCTTATTGATACAGGTTACCCAGTTAGATGACCTGGAGCGTATTTACCATTTTTTTGTTGAAAATCAGTCAATAAAAACCTGA
- a CDS encoding PTS mannose transporter subunit IID — protein MVDTTAAQKKLTPADIRGVFLRSNLFQGSWNFERMQALGFCFSMVPAIRRLYPENNDDRKQAIKRHLEFFNTHPYVAAPILGVTLAMEEQRANGAPIDDAAINGIKVGLMGPLAGVGDPIFWGTMRPVFAALGAGIALTGSLLGPILFFVLFNLVRLLVRYYGVAYGYRKGADIVNDMGGGFLQKLTEGASILGLFVMGALVNKWTHVNIPLVVSKITDQTGHTTVTTVQTILDQLMPGLIPLLLTFGCMWLLRRKVNALWIILGFFVIGIFGYWIGLLGV, from the coding sequence ATGGTTGATACAACTGCTGCTCAAAAGAAACTGACGCCGGCGGATATCCGCGGTGTGTTCCTGCGATCGAACCTGTTCCAGGGTTCCTGGAACTTCGAACGTATGCAGGCGCTGGGTTTCTGTTTTTCGATGGTACCGGCGATCCGTCGCCTGTATCCGGAAAACAACGACGATCGCAAACAGGCGATCAAGCGCCATCTGGAATTCTTCAATACCCACCCTTATGTCGCCGCGCCAATCCTTGGCGTCACCCTGGCGATGGAAGAACAACGTGCCAACGGCGCGCCGATTGACGATGCGGCGATCAACGGCATCAAGGTCGGCCTGATGGGGCCACTGGCCGGCGTGGGCGACCCGATCTTCTGGGGCACCATGCGCCCGGTATTTGCCGCGCTGGGTGCCGGCATCGCCTTGACCGGCAGCCTGCTCGGGCCGATTCTGTTCTTTGTGCTGTTTAACCTGGTGCGTCTGCTGGTGCGCTACTATGGCGTGGCCTATGGCTATCGCAAAGGGGCCGATATCGTCAACGATATGGGCGGTGGCTTCCTGCAAAAACTGACGGAAGGGGCGTCGATTCTCGGCCTGTTTGTCATGGGGGCGCTGGTTAACAAGTGGACCCACGTCAACATCCCGTTGGTGGTGTCGAAAATTACCGACCAGACCGGCCATACCACGGTTACGACGGTGCAAACCATCCTTGACCAGTTGATGCCGGGGCTGATCCCGCTGTTGCTGACCTTCGGCTGTATGTGGCTGTTGCGGCGTAAGGTCAACGCGCTGTGGATCATTCTGGGCTTCTTCGTGATCGGTATTTTTGGTTACTGGATTGGCCTGCTGGGCGTGTAA
- a CDS encoding PTS mannose/fructose/sorbose transporter subunit IIC, which produces MEITTLQIVLIFIVACIAGMGSVLDEFQFHRPLVACTLIGFILGDIKTGIIIGGTLEMIALGWMNIGAAVAPDAALASIISTILVVAGGQSVGAGIALAIPLAAAGQVLTIIVRTLTVAFQHAADSAAERGSLRAITWLHVSALLLQAMRIAIPAVIVAVSVGTAGVHALLNSIPEVVTTGLNIAGGMIVVVGYAMVINMMRAGYLMPFFYAGFVTAAFTNFNLVALGVIGVVMAVLYIQLSPKYNKPQVVQGGPAQPNDLDNELD; this is translated from the coding sequence ATGGAGATTACCACTCTTCAGATTGTGCTGATATTTATCGTCGCATGTATTGCCGGGATGGGTTCCGTTCTGGACGAGTTCCAGTTCCACCGCCCGTTGGTCGCCTGTACGCTGATCGGCTTTATCCTCGGTGATATCAAGACCGGCATCATTATCGGCGGTACGCTGGAAATGATCGCCCTCGGCTGGATGAATATCGGTGCTGCCGTTGCGCCAGACGCCGCGCTGGCGTCGATAATTTCCACCATTCTGGTGGTGGCCGGCGGCCAAAGCGTCGGTGCCGGGATCGCACTGGCCATACCGTTGGCCGCAGCCGGTCAGGTACTGACCATTATCGTTCGTACCCTGACCGTGGCCTTCCAGCACGCGGCAGACAGCGCGGCCGAACGTGGCAGCCTGCGCGCCATCACCTGGCTGCACGTTTCCGCCCTGCTGTTGCAGGCGATGCGTATTGCCATTCCAGCGGTTATCGTTGCCGTTTCGGTGGGTACCGCCGGCGTACACGCGTTGTTGAATTCCATTCCTGAAGTGGTCACCACCGGTCTGAACATCGCCGGCGGCATGATCGTGGTGGTCGGTTACGCGATGGTCATCAACATGATGCGTGCCGGTTACCTGATGCCGTTCTTCTATGCCGGTTTCGTTACCGCCGCCTTCACCAACTTCAACCTGGTGGCATTGGGGGTGATTGGCGTCGTCATGGCCGTGCTGTACATCCAGCTCAGCCCGAAATACAACAAGCCGCAGGTTGTTCAGGGTGGCCCTGCTCAGCCGAACGATCTTGATAACGAACTGGACTAG
- the manX gene encoding PTS mannose transporter subunit IIAB gives MAIAIIIGTHGSAAEQLLKTAEMLLGEQDNVAFIDFVPGENAETLIEKYKLKISELDTSGGVLFLVDTWGGSPFNAASRLALDKADYEVITGVNIPMLVETFMARDDDPGFAELVALALETGREGVRALNKPDEEPVKPAAKSAPAPAGAAPQAPLGPDDHMKIGLARIDDRLIHGQVATRWTKETNVSRIIVISDEVAADNLRKTLLTQVAPPGVTAHVVDVAKAIRVWNNPKYANDRVMLLFTNPTDVWRLVEAGVDITSVNIGGMAFRQGKTQVNNAVSVDEKDIEAFKKLNDRGIELEVRKVSSDSRLKMMDLINKLN, from the coding sequence GTGGCAATAGCTATTATCATCGGCACACACGGGAGCGCGGCGGAACAGCTGCTGAAAACCGCGGAAATGCTATTGGGCGAACAGGATAACGTCGCCTTTATCGATTTCGTTCCCGGAGAAAACGCCGAAACATTAATTGAGAAATATAAATTAAAAATCAGTGAATTAGACACCAGCGGCGGCGTCCTGTTCCTGGTCGATACCTGGGGTGGCAGCCCGTTCAATGCGGCAAGTCGCCTGGCGCTCGACAAGGCGGATTATGAAGTGATCACCGGCGTCAACATTCCAATGCTGGTTGAGACTTTCATGGCACGTGATGATGACCCCGGTTTTGCCGAGCTGGTCGCACTGGCGCTGGAAACCGGCCGCGAAGGCGTCAGAGCGCTGAACAAACCCGACGAAGAACCCGTCAAGCCCGCGGCCAAAAGTGCCCCAGCGCCGGCTGGCGCAGCGCCACAGGCGCCCCTTGGCCCAGACGATCACATGAAGATCGGCCTGGCGCGTATCGATGACCGCCTGATTCATGGCCAGGTCGCCACTCGCTGGACCAAGGAAACCAACGTCAGCCGCATCATCGTCATCAGTGACGAAGTTGCAGCCGATAACCTGCGTAAGACTCTGTTGACACAGGTTGCGCCACCGGGTGTTACAGCCCACGTGGTTGACGTCGCCAAGGCGATTCGCGTGTGGAACAACCCCAAGTATGCCAATGACCGCGTCATGCTGCTGTTTACCAATCCAACCGATGTCTGGCGTCTGGTGGAAGCCGGCGTGGATATCACCTCGGTGAATATCGGCGGCATGGCGTTCCGACAGGGTAAAACCCAGGTCAATAACGCGGTTTCCGTTGATGAAAAAGACATCGAAGCGTTTAAGAAATTAAACGATCGCGGTATCGAATTGGAAGTTCGCAAAGTCTCGTCCGACAGCCGTTTAAAAATGATGGACCTGATAAACAAACTTAATTAA
- a CDS encoding TerC family protein has translation MEFLMDPSIWAGLLTLVVLEIVLGIDNLVFIAILADKLPPKQRDKARILGLSLALIMRLGLLSVISWMVTLTTPLFSVGEFSFSGRDLILLFGGVFLLFKATMELHERLEGQTHQDGGNRGYAKFWAVVVQIVILDAVFSLDAVITAVGMVNDLPVMMTAVVIAMLVMLLASKPLTNFVNAHPTIVVLCLSFLLMIGLSLIAEGFGLHIPKGYLYAAIGFSILIELFNQIARRNFIKHQARRPMRERTAEAIMRLMGQQRAQQQTAEDAPQPVDETFAEEERYMISGVLTLASRSIRSVMTPRTEISWVDCDRSLEEVRAQLLDTPHSLFPVCRDELDEIVGVVRAKDLLIALEQGEDIAEFAARTPPIVVPDTMDVINLLSVLRRAKGRLVVVSNEFGVVQGLVTPLDVLEAIAGEFPDEDETPDIVAEGDSWLVQGGADVHSLEQALNCDDLVSPTADYASLAGFLLAHYGQMPPVGAVVELNHLRFEILEATDYRIELVRISKVPTSFEQQQ, from the coding sequence ATGGAATTTTTAATGGACCCCTCAATCTGGGCTGGGTTACTGACGTTAGTCGTTTTGGAAATCGTGTTGGGCATCGACAACCTGGTGTTTATCGCCATCCTGGCCGATAAACTGCCGCCGAAGCAGCGTGACAAAGCGCGCATTCTCGGTCTGTCGCTGGCGCTGATCATGCGCCTGGGCCTGTTGTCAGTGATCTCGTGGATGGTGACGCTGACCACGCCGCTGTTCAGCGTGGGGGAATTCAGTTTTTCGGGACGCGACCTGATCTTGCTGTTTGGTGGCGTGTTCCTGCTGTTCAAGGCCACCATGGAGCTGCATGAACGCCTGGAAGGGCAAACCCACCAGGATGGCGGCAACCGCGGCTATGCCAAGTTCTGGGCGGTAGTGGTGCAGATTGTCATCCTTGATGCGGTGTTCTCGCTTGACGCGGTGATTACCGCCGTTGGCATGGTGAACGATCTGCCGGTAATGATGACGGCGGTCGTGATTGCCATGCTGGTAATGCTGCTGGCATCCAAGCCGCTAACCAACTTCGTCAATGCCCACCCGACCATTGTGGTGCTGTGCCTGAGCTTCCTGCTGATGATCGGCCTGAGCCTGATTGCCGAAGGATTTGGTCTGCACATTCCTAAAGGTTACCTGTATGCGGCGATTGGCTTCTCGATCCTGATCGAGCTGTTTAACCAGATTGCACGACGCAATTTTATCAAGCACCAGGCGCGACGTCCGATGCGTGAACGTACTGCAGAGGCGATCATGCGCCTGATGGGCCAGCAGCGTGCGCAGCAACAGACGGCGGAAGATGCGCCGCAACCGGTGGATGAAACCTTTGCCGAGGAAGAGCGCTATATGATCAGCGGCGTATTGACGCTGGCATCGCGTTCGATTCGCAGCGTGATGACGCCGCGTACCGAGATCTCGTGGGTCGATTGCGATCGCTCGTTAGAGGAGGTGCGCGCCCAGTTGCTGGACACGCCGCACAGCCTGTTCCCGGTTTGCCGTGACGAGCTGGATGAAATCGTTGGCGTAGTGCGCGCCAAAGACCTGTTGATCGCGCTGGAGCAGGGCGAGGACATCGCCGAGTTTGCTGCGCGCACGCCGCCGATCGTGGTGCCGGACACCATGGACGTGATCAATCTGCTGTCGGTGCTGCGCCGGGCCAAAGGTCGTCTGGTGGTGGTGTCCAACGAGTTCGGCGTGGTCCAGGGGCTGGTTACGCCACTGGATGTGCTGGAAGCGATTGCCGGTGAATTCCCCGACGAAGATGAAACGCCAGATATCGTGGCGGAGGGCGACAGCTGGTTGGTGCAGGGCGGCGCCGACGTACACTCGCTGGAGCAGGCGCTGAACTGTGACGATCTGGTGAGCCCAACGGCGGACTACGCCTCGCTGGCGGGATTCCTGCTGGCCCATTACGGCCAGATGCCACCGGTGGGTGCCGTGGTGGAACTCAATCATCTGCGTTTTGAAATTCTCGAAGCGACGGATTATCGCATCGAACTGGTGCGCATCAGTAAAGTCCCCACCTCCTTCGAACAACAACAGTAA